A window of the Candidatus Nezhaarchaeota archaeon genome harbors these coding sequences:
- a CDS encoding CoA transferase — protein MSLPEGPLKGITVLSLEQALTLPYVTYRLALDGATVIRLENPLMPDPNRFVGPNVLGEEGMNAYFLPYNVGKKSITLNLAVEEGRELLKEVVAKLDVDVFATNQLPHRYKKLGIDYETLRQVKPDIIWVGVTGFGPEYAEPAYDPVLQARAGVMDLTGDPSGPPIIPGVPLADLVAGEHAYAEILKALYRRALTKEGCRVDVSMFHATVSWLITLLPHFTSFGRRFTRRGNRHEFFVPVDVFPTKDGYVYIAIGNDRQWKSFTELKPFKELGEDRYATNEGRRADAENLLRRIAQITANLPSKELLEMLSSAGIPSTKISTLDEVAQDPLVKGKMLRAKDIKTGVEIYLPPPSTVSAQAAASKLTLPFPPRLGEHNEEVYCSKLGFSKEKLEDLKRRKII, from the coding sequence ATGAGCCTCCCTGAGGGACCGCTCAAGGGAATAACGGTCTTGAGCCTAGAGCAAGCACTCACCCTTCCCTACGTAACTTACAGGCTGGCGCTCGATGGGGCCACGGTGATAAGGCTAGAGAACCCGCTAATGCCGGACCCTAATAGGTTCGTGGGGCCGAACGTGCTAGGCGAGGAGGGGATGAATGCGTACTTCCTCCCATACAACGTAGGGAAGAAGTCGATAACGCTAAACTTAGCTGTAGAAGAGGGTAGGGAGCTGCTCAAGGAGGTCGTTGCTAAGCTAGACGTCGACGTCTTCGCGACGAACCAGCTCCCGCACCGATACAAGAAGTTAGGCATAGACTACGAAACACTAAGGCAGGTTAAGCCAGACATAATATGGGTGGGGGTAACTGGCTTCGGCCCAGAGTACGCTGAGCCGGCCTACGACCCGGTTCTTCAGGCAAGAGCCGGGGTAATGGACCTAACGGGAGATCCGAGCGGCCCACCGATAATACCGGGCGTGCCCCTCGCAGACCTAGTCGCGGGCGAGCATGCCTACGCTGAAATCCTAAAGGCGCTCTACAGGAGGGCCTTGACAAAGGAGGGCTGCCGCGTAGACGTATCGATGTTCCACGCCACCGTGTCTTGGCTCATAACGCTCCTGCCTCACTTTACATCGTTCGGCCGCCGCTTCACTAGGCGCGGAAATAGACACGAGTTCTTCGTGCCGGTCGACGTATTCCCCACTAAGGACGGCTACGTGTACATAGCCATAGGCAACGATAGGCAGTGGAAATCTTTTACTGAGCTCAAGCCCTTCAAGGAGCTCGGCGAAGATAGGTATGCTACCAATGAGGGGAGGAGAGCTGATGCCGAGAACTTGCTTAGGAGGATAGCTCAGATAACTGCGAACCTGCCCAGTAAGGAGCTTTTAGAGATGCTTAGCTCCGCCGGCATCCCTTCGACTAAGATAAGTACGCTAGATGAAGTGGCGCAGGACCCCTTAGTGAAGGGGAAGATGCTGAGGGCTAAGGATATCAAGACCGGCGTTGAAATCTACCTACCGCCACCCTCGACCGTCAGTGCTCAAGCGGCGGCCTCTAAGCTAACCCTGCCCTTCCCACCTAGGTTAGGAGAGCACAACGAGGAAGTATACTGCAGTAAGCTCGGGTTCTCGAAGGAGAAGCTGGAGGACTTAAAGAGGCGGAAGATCATCTAG